In a single window of the Micromonospora sp. WMMD1155 genome:
- a CDS encoding metal-sensitive transcriptional regulator — protein sequence MTTPAPIRGYTASKDQLLARLRRVEGQVRGIEKMVDDDRYCIDVLTQISAIQAALDKVALGLLDGHARHCMHEGAAEGRADEMATEMMAAVGRLMKRG from the coding sequence ATGACCACACCCGCCCCGATTCGGGGATACACCGCCAGCAAGGACCAGCTGCTCGCGCGCCTCCGCAGGGTCGAGGGGCAGGTCCGGGGCATCGAGAAGATGGTCGACGACGACCGTTACTGCATCGACGTGCTCACCCAGATCTCCGCGATCCAGGCCGCCCTCGACAAGGTGGCGCTCGGGTTGCTCGACGGGCACGCCCGGCACTGCATGCACGAAGGGGCGGCCGAGGGCCGGGCCGACGAGATGGCCACCGAGATGATGGCGGCGGTCGGCCGTCTGATGAAGCGCGGCTGA
- a CDS encoding YibE/F family protein, translating into MGSDHARPAPSAPPRVRRILVMTVVPLFVATVIAALVLWPRGGSPQSDGEADVPRYRGTVTRVVMEPCPPSPSSPEGTPRVGDGRCGTVDVRVDDGPSAGEQVETPVPDGPGAPRVEVGDEVILVELTDPTDPTISNWNVAEHQRGTPMLWLAVVFAAAIVAFGRWRGLAALAGLAASFAILLTFVLPGIGAGKSPLLVAVVGAALIMFVVLYLTHGVTAQTSVAVLGTLGSLVLTGVLATVATAATHLTGFGSEEATTLSMFQGDVDLHGLLLAGIIIGSLGVLDDVTVTQAATVTELAHANPGLTRLQLYRAATRVGRAHIASTVNTIVLAYAGASLPLLLLLTADSRPIGQILTSEFLAQEIVRSAVATLGLIAAVPLTTGLAAVVTAAGRTDSTSPADATAPRPQPDRAEALAALISPRTGHSDEPDPTRPAPPSTAADRWPEPNRSTDTTW; encoded by the coding sequence TTGGGTTCCGACCACGCCCGTCCCGCTCCGTCCGCCCCACCCCGGGTGCGACGGATCCTCGTCATGACCGTGGTGCCTCTCTTCGTCGCCACCGTGATCGCGGCCCTGGTCCTCTGGCCGCGCGGCGGGTCACCGCAGTCGGACGGCGAGGCGGACGTGCCGCGCTACCGCGGCACGGTGACCCGGGTGGTGATGGAACCGTGCCCGCCGTCGCCGTCGAGCCCCGAGGGCACACCGCGCGTCGGTGACGGCCGCTGCGGCACTGTCGACGTCCGTGTGGACGACGGACCGTCGGCCGGGGAGCAGGTCGAGACGCCGGTGCCCGACGGGCCGGGCGCACCCCGGGTCGAGGTCGGCGACGAGGTCATCCTGGTCGAGCTGACCGACCCGACCGACCCCACCATCAGCAACTGGAACGTCGCCGAGCACCAACGGGGCACCCCGATGCTGTGGTTGGCTGTCGTCTTCGCCGCCGCGATCGTCGCGTTCGGTCGGTGGCGGGGTCTCGCCGCGCTCGCCGGGCTGGCCGCCAGCTTCGCCATCCTGCTCACCTTCGTGTTGCCGGGTATCGGCGCGGGCAAGTCACCGCTACTGGTGGCGGTGGTCGGCGCCGCGCTGATCATGTTCGTGGTGCTCTACCTGACGCACGGGGTCACCGCACAGACGTCGGTGGCGGTGCTCGGCACACTGGGCAGCCTGGTGCTGACCGGCGTGCTCGCCACCGTCGCCACGGCCGCGACCCACCTCACCGGCTTCGGCAGTGAGGAAGCCACCACCCTGTCGATGTTCCAGGGCGACGTGGACCTGCACGGCCTGCTGCTCGCCGGCATCATCATCGGCTCCCTCGGGGTGCTCGACGACGTGACGGTCACCCAGGCGGCCACCGTCACCGAGTTGGCGCACGCCAACCCCGGCCTGACCCGGTTGCAGTTGTACCGGGCGGCGACCCGCGTCGGCCGGGCGCACATCGCGTCCACTGTCAACACCATCGTGCTGGCGTACGCGGGCGCGTCGCTGCCGCTGTTGCTCCTGCTCACCGCCGATTCGCGTCCGATCGGGCAGATCCTCACCAGCGAGTTCCTCGCCCAGGAGATCGTCCGCAGCGCGGTCGCCACCCTCGGCCTGATCGCCGCCGTGCCGCTGACCACCGGGCTGGCCGCGGTGGTGACCGCCGCCGGTCGCACGGACAGCACGTCGCCCGCCGACGCCACCGCCCCGCGACCGCAGCCGGACCGGGCCGAGGCGCTCGCCGCACTGATCTCACCGCGAACGGGTCACTCCGACGAGCCCGACCCGACGCGGCCCGCACCCCCATCGACCGCCGCCGACCGGTGGCCGGAGCCGAACAGGAGCACGGATACGACATGGTGA
- a CDS encoding cation transporter: MVNTTYQVQGMTCGHCVSAVTAEVGAIAGVHGVQVDLATGRVTVDSDQPLDTAVVRAAVDEAGYNLVDA; encoded by the coding sequence ATGGTCAACACGACGTACCAGGTGCAGGGCATGACCTGTGGGCACTGCGTGAGCGCGGTCACCGCCGAGGTCGGTGCCATCGCGGGCGTGCACGGCGTCCAGGTCGACCTCGCGACCGGCCGGGTCACCGTCGACAGCGACCAGCCGTTGGACACAGCTGTCGTCCGGGCCGCCGTCGACGAGGCCGGCTACAACCTCGTCGACGCGTGA
- a CDS encoding heavy metal translocating P-type ATPase — translation MFRRRFWVCLALTVPVVLASHLVSDQVGLSWDVPGRSWVGPVLGSVVFWWGGWPFLVGAVREVRDRAPGMMLLVAMAITVAYAASLATSVGAFDLDFWWELAALVTIMLLGHWQEMKAIGQARGALAALAALLPDETERVAADGQVEAVPVSGLRVGDVVLVRPGGRVPADGRVVDGDAELDESMITGESRPVARSVGDRVVAGTVATDSAIRVRVEALGEQTALAGIQRMVAQAQGSGGRAQLLADRFAAALFYVATGTAVLTVLVWSALGRPDEAVVRAVTVLVIACPHALGLAIPLVVALSTALAARSGILVKDRSALERMRTVGAVLFDKTGTLTRGEHAVTDVLPVPGVQRDEVLRIAAGVESDSEHPLARAIVAAAGPAGPLPATGFRSLPGRGVRATVDGTEYAVGGTALLRELSLALPTELETATGRWSTRGAAVLHLVRLPEAVLGAFALTDEVRPEARRAVDELRAEGVRTIAMITGDARPVAEAVAAELGFRPGVDEVFAEVLPAEKDSRVADLQRRGLIVAMVGDGVNDAPALARADVGIAIGAGTDVAIESAGVVLASSDPRGVGAVVRLSRASYRTMRQNLAWAAGYNVVALPLAAGVLAWAGVALSPALAAVLMSASTIVVALNAQLLRRVRLGQSD, via the coding sequence ATGTTCCGTCGTCGTTTCTGGGTCTGTCTGGCTCTCACCGTCCCGGTGGTCCTCGCCAGCCATCTGGTGTCGGACCAGGTGGGCCTGAGCTGGGACGTACCAGGCCGTTCCTGGGTGGGCCCCGTGCTCGGCTCGGTGGTGTTCTGGTGGGGCGGCTGGCCGTTCCTCGTCGGCGCGGTGCGGGAGGTGCGGGACCGCGCCCCCGGGATGATGCTGCTGGTCGCGATGGCGATCACCGTGGCCTACGCGGCGTCACTGGCGACCAGCGTGGGCGCCTTCGACCTGGACTTCTGGTGGGAGTTGGCCGCGCTGGTCACCATCATGCTGCTCGGGCACTGGCAGGAGATGAAGGCCATCGGGCAGGCCCGGGGGGCGCTCGCGGCGCTGGCCGCGCTGCTGCCGGACGAGACCGAACGGGTCGCGGCGGACGGACAGGTCGAGGCGGTGCCGGTGTCCGGCCTGCGGGTCGGTGACGTGGTGCTGGTCCGCCCGGGCGGTCGGGTGCCGGCGGACGGTCGCGTCGTCGACGGCGACGCCGAACTGGACGAGTCGATGATCACCGGTGAGTCACGGCCGGTCGCCCGGTCGGTTGGTGACCGGGTGGTGGCAGGCACCGTGGCCACCGACTCGGCGATCCGGGTACGCGTCGAGGCGCTGGGTGAGCAGACCGCGCTCGCCGGGATCCAGCGGATGGTCGCGCAGGCCCAGGGCTCGGGTGGGCGGGCGCAACTCCTCGCCGACCGGTTCGCGGCCGCACTGTTCTACGTGGCGACCGGCACCGCCGTGCTGACCGTGCTGGTCTGGAGTGCGCTCGGCCGACCCGACGAGGCGGTGGTCCGCGCGGTCACCGTGCTGGTGATCGCCTGCCCGCACGCGCTGGGCCTCGCCATCCCTCTGGTCGTCGCGCTCTCCACCGCGTTGGCCGCGCGGTCCGGGATCCTGGTCAAGGACCGGTCGGCGTTGGAGCGGATGCGGACCGTCGGTGCGGTGCTCTTCGACAAGACCGGCACGTTGACCCGGGGCGAGCACGCGGTGACCGACGTGCTGCCGGTGCCGGGTGTCCAGCGGGACGAGGTGCTGCGGATCGCGGCGGGCGTCGAGTCGGACAGCGAACATCCGCTGGCCCGGGCCATCGTGGCGGCGGCCGGGCCCGCCGGACCGCTCCCGGCCACCGGGTTCCGGTCGCTGCCGGGCCGCGGCGTGCGGGCGACTGTCGACGGTACGGAGTACGCGGTGGGCGGTACGGCGCTGCTGCGGGAACTCAGCCTGGCGTTACCGACCGAGCTGGAGACGGCGACCGGGCGGTGGTCGACGCGGGGGGCCGCGGTGCTGCACCTGGTGCGGCTGCCGGAGGCCGTGCTCGGCGCGTTCGCGCTGACCGACGAGGTACGCCCGGAGGCGCGGCGGGCCGTCGACGAGCTGCGCGCCGAGGGGGTCCGGACCATCGCCATGATCACGGGTGACGCCCGGCCGGTGGCCGAGGCGGTCGCTGCCGAACTCGGGTTCCGGCCCGGCGTCGACGAGGTCTTCGCCGAGGTGCTGCCCGCGGAGAAGGACAGCCGGGTGGCCGACCTGCAACGGCGGGGGTTGATCGTGGCGATGGTCGGCGACGGCGTGAACGACGCGCCGGCGTTGGCCCGAGCGGACGTCGGTATCGCGATCGGCGCGGGCACCGACGTGGCGATCGAGTCCGCCGGGGTGGTGTTGGCGTCGTCGGACCCGCGCGGGGTGGGTGCCGTGGTGCGGCTGTCCCGGGCGTCGTACCGCACGATGCGGCAGAACCTGGCCTGGGCGGCGGGCTACAACGTGGTGGCGCTGCCGCTGGCGGCGGGGGTGTTGGCGTGGGCCGGTGTGGCGTTGAGTCCGGCGCTGGCGGCGGTGCTGATGTCGGCGTCCACGATCGTGGTGGCGCTCAACGCGCAGTTGCTGCGCCGGGTCCGTCTCGGGCAGTCGGACTGA
- a CDS encoding alpha/beta hydrolase, which translates to MLRVRKSAVAWAVALALTATGLTPASPAAARPQPGPTIDWRPCAEDATAECGTVSLPVDWNRPRGERFDLALARRVADSAAREGVLFFGPGGPGDSGVDRVVDGSSRFSADLRRRFDIVSFDPRGTGRSHPVICSRDLLGRQPQVITDQAQFDATLADNALLRADCRARTGALYDHVDTTSAARDLDAIRVALGERQLTFHGSSYGTLLGQRYAELFPGRVRAMVLEATMDHSLGTRAFLDTQAVTAEDAFDEFLNWCARSADCVLHGRDARALWAGLHSRAVGGTLTDPDRAGAALAPFELSRLAHRKLYDTWRWPGLAEWIVRLEGAGTPRVETLSDEAVAPYPFAVFCQDWSLPVRDYREYAGLVRRSAQLAPDLRYPPALFALVTCLGAPTPVANPQHRLRVRTDVPVLIAATVHDPASGYGWARNVARQLGRHGALLTYQGWGHGSYSSSPCVQQTVDAYLIDLVVPAQGASCPAVEPEV; encoded by the coding sequence ATGCTGCGCGTACGCAAATCCGCAGTCGCCTGGGCGGTCGCCCTGGCCCTCACGGCCACCGGCCTGACCCCGGCGAGCCCCGCCGCCGCCCGACCACAACCCGGCCCGACGATCGACTGGCGGCCCTGCGCCGAGGACGCCACCGCCGAGTGCGGCACAGTGTCGCTGCCGGTGGACTGGAACCGACCGCGGGGTGAGCGCTTCGACCTGGCGTTGGCCCGTCGGGTCGCCGACTCGGCCGCCCGGGAAGGGGTGCTGTTCTTCGGCCCCGGCGGACCGGGCGACAGCGGCGTCGACCGGGTGGTGGACGGCAGCTCCCGGTTCAGCGCCGACCTGCGCCGCCGGTTCGACATCGTCAGCTTCGACCCGCGCGGCACCGGACGCAGCCACCCGGTGATCTGTTCCCGGGACCTGCTCGGCCGCCAACCACAGGTGATCACCGACCAGGCCCAGTTCGACGCCACACTGGCCGACAACGCGCTGCTGCGCGCCGACTGCCGGGCCCGCACCGGAGCGCTCTACGACCACGTGGACACCACCAGCGCCGCGCGTGACCTGGACGCGATCCGTGTTGCGCTCGGCGAGCGCCAGCTCACCTTCCACGGCAGCTCGTACGGCACCCTGCTCGGGCAGCGGTACGCCGAGCTGTTCCCCGGTCGGGTCCGGGCCATGGTGCTGGAGGCCACCATGGACCACAGCCTCGGCACCCGCGCCTTCCTGGACACCCAGGCCGTCACCGCCGAGGACGCGTTCGACGAGTTCCTGAACTGGTGTGCCCGCTCCGCCGACTGCGTGCTGCACGGTCGGGACGCGCGGGCGCTCTGGGCCGGGCTGCACTCCCGGGCGGTGGGCGGCACCCTGACCGACCCGGACCGGGCCGGCGCGGCGCTCGCCCCGTTCGAACTGAGCCGCCTCGCTCACCGGAAGCTCTACGACACGTGGCGGTGGCCGGGGCTGGCCGAGTGGATCGTCCGACTGGAGGGCGCCGGCACTCCCCGCGTCGAGACGCTGTCGGACGAGGCCGTGGCTCCGTACCCCTTCGCGGTCTTCTGCCAGGACTGGAGCCTGCCGGTCCGCGACTACCGCGAGTACGCGGGACTTGTGCGCCGCAGCGCGCAACTCGCGCCCGACCTGCGTTACCCGCCCGCGCTCTTTGCCCTGGTCACCTGCCTGGGCGCTCCGACGCCGGTAGCGAACCCGCAGCACCGGTTGCGGGTCCGCACCGACGTGCCGGTGCTGATCGCCGCCACCGTGCACGACCCGGCGAGCGGCTACGGCTGGGCTCGTAATGTGGCCCGGCAGTTGGGCCGGCACGGCGCGCTGCTCACCTACCAGGGGTGGGGGCACGGCAGCTACAGCAGCAGCCCGTGCGTGCAGCAGACCGTCGACGCCTACCTGATCGATCTGGTGGTGCCGGCCCAGGGTGCCAGCTGCCCGGCCGTCGAGCCCGAAGTCTGA
- a CDS encoding heavy metal translocating P-type ATPase — translation MTTTSRPLPEAPNRIELAIGGMTCAACAARIEKKLNRMDGVSATVNYATEKATVRYADGVTPDDLIETVQKTGYTAALPSPPTEEQSVDPLKGPRTRLWVSVALSVPVVLLAMVPAWQFDYWQWLSLTLAAPVVVWGGLPFHRAAWTNLRHGAATMDTLVSLGTLAAFGWSLWALFLGDAGMPGMTHPFRFDITRTDGAGNIYLEAAAGVTVFILAGRYFEARSKRTAGAALRALLELGAREVAVLRDGVETLVPVDRLAVGDRFVVRPGEKIATDGVVDEGTSAVDAGMLTGESMPVEVGPGDGVVGATINAGGRLVVTATRVGADTQLARMADLVEQAQSGKAAVQRLADRISGVFVPIVITLSVGTLGWWLGTGAGPTAAFTAAVAVLIIACPCALGLATPTALLVGTGRGARLGVLIKGPEVLESTRRVDTVVLDKTGTVTTGRMTLVDVVPVSGEDRAELLRLAGAVEAASEHPIARAVATGAAEAGALPSVTGFRNLEGLGVTGTVDGRVVLVGRARLLRELQLDVPPEIEWAVSEAEAAGRTAIVAGWDGRARGVLAVADVVRPTSRAAVARLRALGLTPVLLTGDNTTVARAVAAEVGVDEVIAEVLPAGKVDVVKRLQAEGRSVAMVGDGVNDAPALAQADLGLAMGTGTDVAIEASDLTLVRGDLDAAVDAIRLSRRTLGIIRGNLFWAFGYNVAALPLAAAGLLNPMIAGATMALSSVFVVANSLRLRRFRSAAVDSGL, via the coding sequence ATGACCACCACCAGCAGACCGCTACCTGAGGCGCCGAACCGGATCGAGTTGGCGATCGGCGGGATGACCTGCGCCGCCTGCGCGGCCCGGATCGAGAAGAAGCTCAACCGGATGGACGGCGTGAGCGCCACCGTCAACTACGCCACCGAGAAGGCGACCGTCCGGTACGCCGACGGCGTCACACCTGACGACCTCATCGAGACCGTGCAGAAGACCGGCTACACGGCCGCGCTGCCCAGCCCGCCGACCGAGGAGCAGTCGGTCGACCCGCTGAAGGGTCCGCGTACCCGGCTCTGGGTCTCGGTGGCGCTGAGCGTGCCGGTGGTGCTGCTGGCCATGGTCCCGGCCTGGCAGTTCGACTACTGGCAGTGGCTGTCGCTGACCCTGGCCGCCCCGGTGGTGGTCTGGGGTGGGTTGCCGTTCCACCGGGCGGCCTGGACCAACCTGCGGCACGGCGCGGCGACGATGGACACTCTGGTTTCGCTCGGCACCCTCGCTGCGTTCGGCTGGTCGCTCTGGGCGCTGTTCCTCGGTGACGCCGGCATGCCGGGGATGACGCACCCGTTCCGCTTCGACATCACCCGCACCGACGGTGCCGGCAACATCTACCTGGAGGCCGCCGCCGGGGTGACCGTGTTCATCCTGGCCGGGCGCTACTTCGAGGCCCGGTCCAAGCGGACCGCCGGCGCGGCCCTGCGTGCCCTGCTCGAACTCGGCGCTCGCGAGGTGGCGGTGCTGCGAGACGGGGTGGAGACGCTGGTCCCGGTGGACCGGCTCGCCGTCGGTGACCGGTTCGTGGTCCGCCCCGGGGAGAAGATCGCCACCGACGGCGTGGTCGACGAGGGCACCTCCGCCGTCGACGCCGGCATGCTCACCGGTGAGTCGATGCCCGTCGAGGTCGGCCCCGGTGACGGCGTGGTCGGTGCCACCATCAACGCGGGCGGGCGACTGGTCGTCACCGCGACGCGGGTCGGCGCGGACACCCAGCTCGCCCGGATGGCCGACCTGGTCGAGCAGGCGCAGAGCGGCAAGGCGGCCGTGCAGCGGCTGGCGGACCGGATCTCCGGTGTGTTCGTGCCGATCGTCATCACGCTCTCCGTCGGCACCCTCGGCTGGTGGCTCGGGACCGGAGCCGGCCCGACCGCCGCGTTCACCGCCGCCGTGGCCGTGCTGATCATCGCCTGCCCCTGTGCGCTCGGCCTGGCCACCCCGACGGCGTTGCTGGTCGGCACCGGGCGGGGCGCCCGACTCGGTGTGCTGATCAAGGGACCGGAGGTGCTGGAGTCCACCCGCCGGGTGGACACCGTGGTGCTGGACAAGACCGGCACCGTCACGACCGGCCGGATGACCCTGGTGGACGTCGTGCCGGTGAGCGGGGAGGACCGGGCCGAGCTCCTCCGCCTCGCCGGTGCGGTGGAGGCCGCCTCCGAGCACCCGATCGCCCGAGCGGTCGCCACGGGTGCCGCCGAGGCCGGTGCGCTGCCCTCGGTGACCGGCTTCCGCAACCTGGAAGGGCTGGGCGTGACCGGCACCGTGGACGGGCGGGTCGTGCTGGTCGGCCGGGCCCGGCTGCTGCGCGAGCTTCAGCTCGACGTACCGCCGGAGATCGAGTGGGCGGTCAGCGAGGCGGAGGCCGCCGGCCGTACGGCGATCGTGGCCGGCTGGGACGGGCGGGCCCGGGGCGTGCTCGCGGTCGCCGACGTGGTCCGGCCGACCAGCCGGGCGGCGGTGGCCCGGCTACGCGCCCTGGGGCTCACCCCGGTCCTGCTGACCGGCGACAACACGACAGTGGCCCGGGCGGTCGCGGCCGAGGTGGGCGTCGACGAGGTGATCGCGGAGGTGTTGCCGGCCGGCAAGGTCGACGTGGTCAAGCGGCTCCAGGCCGAGGGCCGGTCGGTGGCGATGGTCGGTGACGGGGTCAACGACGCCCCGGCGCTGGCCCAGGCCGACCTCGGGCTGGCCATGGGCACGGGCACCGACGTGGCGATCGAGGCGTCCGACCTCACGCTCGTCCGGGGCGACCTCGACGCCGCGGTGGACGCCATCCGGTTGTCCCGACGCACGCTCGGCATCATCCGGGGCAACCTGTTCTGGGCGTTCGGTTACAACGTGGCAGCCCTGCCGTTGGCCGCCGCCGGGTTGCTCAACCCGATGATCGCCGGCGCGACCATGGCGCTGTCCTCGGTCTTCGTGGTGGCCAACAGTCTGCGGCTGCGTCGGTTCCGGTCGGCTGCTGTCGATAGCGGACTGTGA
- a CDS encoding YciI family protein, whose protein sequence is MLLIWNRPGFTEELTEQDRTALFGEVDEIMKELTETGELVDGQALANPAQTMTVRLVGGSPEVVDGPFMESKEQFAGYLTVDCDSPQRAAEIAARWPDVRFGGAMEVRPVMEQAGTEM, encoded by the coding sequence ATGCTGCTGATCTGGAACCGGCCCGGCTTCACCGAGGAGCTGACCGAGCAGGACCGCACCGCCCTGTTCGGCGAGGTCGACGAGATCATGAAGGAGCTGACCGAGACCGGTGAGTTGGTCGACGGCCAGGCGTTGGCGAACCCGGCGCAGACGATGACGGTTCGGCTCGTCGGCGGCAGCCCGGAGGTCGTCGACGGGCCGTTCATGGAGAGCAAGGAGCAGTTCGCCGGGTACCTGACCGTCGACTGCGACAGCCCGCAGCGGGCCGCCGAGATCGCCGCGCGGTGGCCGGACGTGCGCTTCGGCGGTGCGATGGAGGTCCGCCCGGTGATGGAGCAGGCCGGGACGGAGATGTGA
- a CDS encoding CsbD family protein, with product MSFDDKINNATEDAAGKLKEGAGRATDNEQLEAEGRADQSTAKLKQAGEKIKDAFKS from the coding sequence ATGAGTTTCGACGACAAGATCAACAACGCCACCGAGGACGCGGCCGGCAAGCTGAAGGAAGGCGCCGGTCGAGCCACCGACAACGAGCAGCTCGAGGCCGAGGGTCGCGCCGACCAGTCGACGGCCAAGCTCAAGCAGGCCGGCGAGAAGATCAAGGACGCCTTCAAGAGCTGA
- a CDS encoding helix-turn-helix domain-containing protein — translation MSSAAPPTGDDLVRMLAALANPHRLRVVAALSRERAYVSGLARQLGISRALLQVHLRKLAAAGLVTARLELSEDGKAMNYYEVEPFALTLTPQVIAAAVETLTVPDSAEQPGGSR, via the coding sequence ATGAGCAGCGCTGCACCGCCGACCGGCGACGACCTGGTCCGGATGCTGGCCGCCCTGGCCAACCCGCATCGGCTGCGGGTCGTCGCCGCGCTGTCCCGCGAGCGCGCGTACGTCAGCGGGCTGGCTCGGCAGCTGGGCATCAGCCGAGCGCTGTTGCAGGTCCACCTACGGAAGCTGGCGGCGGCCGGGCTGGTCACCGCTCGCCTGGAGTTGTCGGAGGACGGGAAGGCCATGAACTACTACGAGGTGGAGCCGTTCGCGCTCACACTCACTCCCCAGGTCATCGCGGCGGCGGTGGAGACGCTGACCGTGCCCGACTCGGCCGAGCAGCCCGGAGGATCGCGGTGA
- a CDS encoding class I SAM-dependent methyltransferase, giving the protein MTEQHEFDKDYWDRHWHQAHHERPDAMTGNLPHPYLARETGDLTPGTALEAGCGTGAEAVWLASHGWRVTAVDLASAALARAAERATTSGVSDRVRFVEADLTVWEPSTGFDLVTTHYAHPAMPQLAFYDRLAAWVAPGGTLLVVGHLHGSGTTGHDHHPPAEASVTLADITARLDRTGWEVTTAAEHHRTVTGPGGHENTLHDVVVRATRRS; this is encoded by the coding sequence ATGACCGAGCAGCACGAATTCGACAAGGACTACTGGGACCGGCACTGGCACCAGGCGCACCACGAGCGTCCCGACGCCATGACCGGCAATCTCCCGCACCCCTACCTGGCTCGAGAGACCGGCGACCTGACGCCGGGCACGGCACTGGAGGCCGGATGCGGCACCGGCGCGGAGGCGGTCTGGCTCGCCTCACACGGCTGGCGGGTGACCGCCGTCGATCTCGCCTCCGCCGCCCTCGCCCGTGCCGCCGAGCGGGCCACGACCAGCGGGGTGTCCGATCGGGTGCGCTTCGTGGAGGCCGACCTGACGGTCTGGGAGCCGAGCACCGGCTTCGATCTCGTCACCACCCACTACGCGCACCCGGCGATGCCGCAGCTGGCCTTCTACGACCGTCTCGCCGCCTGGGTGGCGCCGGGCGGCACCCTGCTCGTCGTCGGGCATCTGCACGGGTCGGGCACCACCGGGCACGATCATCATCCGCCCGCCGAGGCATCGGTCACGCTCGCGGACATCACCGCGCGCCTGGACCGCACCGGGTGGGAGGTCACCACCGCCGCGGAACACCACCGCACGGTGACCGGACCGGGTGGGCACGAGAACACGCTGCACGACGTCGTCGTACGCGCCACCCGACGCAGCTGA
- a CDS encoding DUF6596 domain-containing protein: MTDDRTVEDLLRTLAPQVLGLLVRRHGQFDRCEDAVQEALLAAAMQWPGEGVPDNPRAWLLTVATRRLTDDWRSESARRGREVAVALREPAYAGVSPPADEEPAVPDTDDTLTLLFLCCHPALNGSAQVALTLRAVGGLSTAQIARAHLLPEATMSQRIRRAKQRIEAAGARFDMPAPGEREERLRTVLRVLYLIFNEGYTASSGPDLHRADLTGEAIRLARILHGLLPDDGEVAGLLALMLLTDAHRAARLGPDGEVVPLAEQDRTRWDAAAIAEGIALITEALTWSPPGPYQLQAAIAAVHAEASTAAETDWRQIVALYRLLARIAPNPMVTLNQAVAVAMVDGPRAGLGLLTGLDADERTAGHHRLAAVRAHLLELAGEPEAAREAYLTAARGTTSLPEQRYLELRAARLPGRRAP; encoded by the coding sequence GTGACCGACGACCGGACGGTCGAGGACCTGCTGCGCACGCTCGCGCCGCAGGTCCTCGGCCTGCTGGTTCGCCGACACGGTCAGTTCGACAGGTGCGAGGACGCGGTCCAGGAGGCGCTGCTCGCCGCCGCGATGCAGTGGCCTGGGGAGGGCGTACCGGACAATCCCCGCGCCTGGCTGCTCACCGTGGCCACCCGCCGGCTCACCGACGACTGGCGCAGCGAGAGCGCCCGCCGGGGCCGTGAGGTGGCGGTGGCGTTGCGGGAGCCGGCGTACGCCGGGGTGTCGCCACCGGCCGACGAGGAGCCGGCGGTGCCGGACACGGACGACACCCTGACCCTGCTCTTCCTCTGCTGCCATCCGGCGCTGAACGGATCGGCGCAGGTGGCACTCACGCTGCGCGCGGTCGGCGGTCTCAGCACCGCCCAGATCGCCCGGGCTCACCTTCTGCCGGAGGCGACGATGAGCCAGCGGATCCGCCGCGCCAAGCAGCGGATCGAGGCCGCCGGTGCCCGGTTCGACATGCCCGCGCCGGGTGAGCGGGAGGAACGGCTGCGGACGGTGCTCCGGGTGCTCTACCTGATCTTCAACGAGGGGTACACCGCGTCCAGCGGGCCGGATCTGCACCGAGCCGACCTGACCGGTGAGGCGATCCGGTTGGCCCGCATCCTGCACGGGCTGCTGCCCGACGACGGTGAGGTGGCCGGCTTGCTGGCGCTCATGCTGCTCACCGACGCGCACCGGGCGGCCCGGCTCGGCCCGGACGGGGAGGTGGTGCCGCTGGCCGAGCAGGACCGCACGCGGTGGGACGCCGCCGCCATCGCGGAGGGGATCGCCCTGATCACCGAGGCGTTGACCTGGTCGCCGCCCGGGCCGTACCAGCTCCAGGCGGCGATCGCCGCTGTGCACGCGGAGGCGTCGACGGCGGCGGAGACGGACTGGCGGCAGATCGTCGCGCTCTACCGACTGTTGGCCCGGATCGCCCCGAACCCGATGGTGACCCTCAACCAGGCGGTGGCGGTGGCCATGGTGGACGGGCCACGGGCCGGGCTCGGCCTGCTCACCGGGTTGGACGCCGACGAGCGCACCGCCGGGCACCACCGGCTCGCCGCCGTACGGGCGCACCTGCTGGAGCTGGCCGGCGAGCCGGAGGCGGCGCGGGAGGCGTACCTGACGGCGGCTCGCGGCACCACGAGCCTGCCCGAGCAGCGCTACCTGGAGCTGCGGGCGGCCCGCCTGCCGGGACGACGCGCGCCCTAG